In the genome of Eschrichtius robustus isolate mEscRob2 chromosome 2, mEscRob2.pri, whole genome shotgun sequence, the window taGTTTATCTGTGCTCTGTCATACAAGCTGATTCCCAGACTAATGGCCTCCGAGTAGATTTGAAAGAAAGCCTGAAGACTTCTTCTTTTGCTGTGCTTCTGCTTCCTGGTCGTGTGAAAGCCCCAATTCACTCTCAATTTGGTCAAGCTCTGACTGGTCCAGCAGCTCAAAGTCATCCCCTTCCTCCGCGTCTGTGTCCTCCCCTGCGCTGGGAGCAGCCTGGGACAGTGCTTGCTGCATGCCTGCTAACTGGTCTTTGACGGCGGCAGTCACCGCCGCGGTGATGACGTCCCCAGCCAGGTTGCTCATCAGGTGGAAGGTTTGGTCACCGCTCAGAGGAAGGGTGAGACCAGCCACTGATTGCCTCTCTGAGCTGGGTCGGGGACCGCGGTCCAACTGCTCCTTTCTTCTCTTGAGCTCAGTGGGCAAGCCAAGGCTTAATTCATCTTCATCATTTGTTCCTGTGCCATTTTCTagagatggaaaatctgaaaggtCTCGAGAGAAAACTTCCTCACTAGGTCGGTCAAGATCTGTGAAATGTAGAACAGAAGTTCATGCTTAAGCaccataataaatttttttttttatcattttatttatttatttatttatttttggttgtgttgggtcttcgtttctgcgcgagggctttctctagttgcggcaagcgggggccactcttcatcgcggtgcgcgggcctctcactatcgcggcctctcttgttgcggagcagaggctccagacgcgcaggctcagtagttgtggctcacgggcctagttgctccgcggcatgtgggatcttcccagaccagggctcgaacccgtgtcccctgcattggcaggcagattctcaaccactgtgccaccagggaagcccataaattttattttatgattcaaCTTTTAAGTTATAAAGTAgtaattgataaacctttactatctcagacatacaaaaaaTAGAAAGTCAAAGGTTTATAAgaccctgtaataaaccataataaatttgaaatcagaaaattgTCTAAAAGATCCCTGCTTTTAATTGGAATCCTCTGAATCACTCTGGCATTCATCTAGCCTCCCATCAGACCCCCCCAAGTCTGGGACACTCTCTCCACAAGTACACACAAACACTACATGTCCCCCGATGGCCTTAGCTTTCCTCTTAAACACAAAAAGTGTGTAATGACTTACTATTCAACCTGTCTTAATGTCAGCTTGGGGCTCTGACTAGAGTTTAAACGTTCACCAAAATTTCATCCTGCTCCTGGGGAGAGGATTAGCTTAAGCCAATGTGGATATGTAtaatccaaaataaaaaatatttcaattggGCGCTTTCATAGATTTTGGTCCAGCAGATGGTGACTATTATCCAgcctttgcattttcattcatGGAGATCTATTTGAGTATCTGTAACTGTGTTTGTTTAAAGCAACGAGTTAAAAGAAGCTATTGTTCCTTCTATTCCATATTCAACCTAAGAGCTTATGGAAACATTTAGCTTTCCATGAACGTAGCTGAAATTAACCATACCATTTTAGCAAAACATAggtcctgaatatatacaggaacgCTTTAAGACTTGGGACATTTGAAAGCAATGTCAGGTTAGTAGGCAgtgatttcattgtttttcacttttcacagaaAATCTTTTGGTAACTCTTTGGAATCTTCAGTTTAATTAATGAAAGCCTTCTATATGGGTTCGATTATTGTGGCTCCCTTTGTTGTGTAAATCTGAGCTAGGATGCTTAAGAACAAAGGGTTTGTTTTCCTGGTCTTGTAGGTATTTACAGCTCGTAGAGCTTGAGAGGACTTCAGTGACCCTCTTGTTCTAATGcactttaaagatgagaaaattgagatccACAGAAATTATGTCACCTGTTCAAGGTCATACAGTAAAGTTAATGACAAAAGCAAGGCTACACTTGGGTCTCCCAATCTCCAAACCTGTATTTTTTCAACACTACAcagccttcttccttcctctagaaaaagaaagtgtgttcttgcttataaagacacatataaaataatttattcataatCCTCCATTATAACCTGCTTATATTTTcagtatattgttaaaatgacttgAAATAATCCAATGAGACTAGCAAAAGTTATTGCACAAGACTTGtctcaaatttcattttaaattgtacTTAACCTAATTATAAAAGataagaaagcttttttttttttttttttttaactgacttgGAAGAAAAACacgttagttaaaaaaaaaaaaaaactatatgagAAACCGTGgaatcagctttggatttgggaaACTTGCCCCCCATGCTTCAGTCCCTCTTAATGAGGACTAGCCCTGGATATATGGGATTAGCTTCTCTCCTCCCCCGTCCCATTACTGCTATAAACAATGTCACCAGATATTCCAGAAGTTAAGTTTTTTCATTGTCaattatttgttttcaaaataaaggcAGATTTGGACATTGATTAGCTTAGATGTTTTTCTCATACTCTTCAAAAAAATAGCTTTTGagatatataattcatatactataAAACTTACCCGTTTAAAGTGTACGATTGAGtgtttaatatattcacaaagcTGTAcaacatcaccactatctaattctagaatattctcatcatccaaaaagaaacatattaattACCAGTCACCCACCATTCCGTCTTCCCCCAGCCgctggcagccactaatctattttccttctgcatggatttgcctattccggacatttcatagaaatggagttACACAATGTGTGGActtgtgtgtctggcttcctCCACTTTAGCATAACGtgtttaaggttcatccatgttgtagcaaacgTGAGTACTTCATTTTTATAGCCAAGTGAGATCCCATTGTGTAGATGTACCACACGTTGTTTACCCAGTCAGCAGCTGACAGATTAAATACCTTTGCACGCACTCATaattataaaaatcagagcaTCTAGAGGTGTGAGCATACCGTCAGAAGTGTCCGTCTGTGGAGTGTAGCCTTCTGAAAGGTTGAAGGTCCCATTGTCAGTCCAGGAGACCTCGGACACGTCTGTGTCAGACACAGACAACTCTTTGGCGGCAACGGTCAGGCTAATCTGTGTTAATATAAATACCAGTGACACATTTCAAACTTCTGTGGGGAATCTTTTGAAACATTTTCCTTTCCATATTGTTCAATCATCTTAGAGAAACAGGAGGAGTCTATTAAGAATATCATTCCAGTTTTGGTACATTTAGATAAGTTTACAGTCAAACCACACAGGAACAAATTGAAAACTGAACAAAAAATACCTTAGGACAGAGAGCTGAGAAGTCTAATTCACTGTCATCTTTGTGACCTTTTTCTTTATCTGCTTCTGTTGGGAAAAAATTTGGAAGCGTTCAGTTTCCTGGCCAGCTTAGACAGCGTGTATTTTACCCATTATATATCCTTACCCCACCTTCCTCATATTCTCCAACGCCTCCACGTAATTAAATGTTTGCACATAACAAGGTCCACGGATTTGCAACTGTGTGGTTTCCGAGGGAAATGGTCCATATCAGTGGTCCTCATGGTGTGGCCCCTGGACCAGAAGCATCACATCACTGGGAAACTGTTAGAAAGGCAAATCCCCGGGCCCTCCCCTAGACCAGCTGAATCAGGAACTCGGGGGTATGGGCCCCGCAATCAAAGCTGTAATAAGCTCTTGAGACAATTCCGATGCTCCCTCTAGTTTGAGAATCTATAAGGTCACAGGCCAagtgaaaaagtgaaaaaggagCACATTAGTCTTCcccctattttcttttccttcccctgtTCTACTGGCCCCCTCTTACAGGGCTCCCACACACAGCCCTACTACCTGTGTCATTTGTGATTTGCAACCGTCCACTCCCAAAGAAAACgatttagagaaaataaataataagtagcAAACACATAAGTGTTAAagccttttctctctcccctgaCAATTTGGATTAAAAAGTCGATTTGTTGTATGTTTGAGAAAAGCATAAAAGCCTAAAATAGGAAAAAGCTATGTTACTTTGGGGGGATTTGCTTCTGTAATAGCATGTGGTGAAAGGCTAAAACACCCTGAAATATATTAAAGGTGATTTCATAATAAATAGCCAGCCGATGTCTCATCTCATGCGTGGAATCTAAAATTGAAACATTACCTACCAGCTCTCTCACGTTTCTTCTGGTTAATATATTCTCTGATTCCAAAATCTAGTTTCAGCAGAAATGACTTgattttgttgtatattttttgtCCAATATCATTACACTTAAACAGTGGACACAGAAATGCACATAGTACTGCAAGATAAGGAGGAAGACAGTTTAGGGAAAGTGACCTTACTTTCCAAAGGCTACATCTTAGTATGCCACAAAATTATTTCAGTTCCCTTACGGACAAATTGGTTGTTTTTTCCTTAGGGAAGCGCCTCTGTGAAATAAGtccatagtttttattcttccccCTGTAATGAAACCATTTTCTCCTATATACACACAACCCAACAGTCATGGTTTTCAAAGACTTGCAATTAGATAACTCCATCCCTTCAATCCTCTTACCCTCAAAATTTATACAAAGGTTACGTGCTTTCCCGACAACAGTCCTGGATTAAAATATCAACTCTACTTATTTGTTAAATGATCATTTCTCCATAGAAAAGTTATTAACTATCTGTTAGTCTCTCGTCAGTAATATTGGAATAATAACATCATCTCTTGGGGTTGCTgggaagaataaatgagataaatacaGACCATCTGAATAATGCCTTGCCCGTATTAGACTCTCTTTACCTagctctcttctcctttccctcctaAACAAGGCAGATCAAGGGCTGATATTCCACATGAGTTCTACTTGGAGAATGGATGTGAGCTCTGACCATTGGCCTTTTGTGTGAGGCATTAGgaatacaaaaagaaatgaagatcaaCACAGGGAATGCATTGTATTCCCTACTGTTTATTTCTCTGCTGTTGTCAGGACACGTGCCCATTTACCTTTTAAATAGGAGTTGCAAACTCAAATATCTCTAGAAGACAAGGAGgtatatgtaaattttaaaggCTGGTGCAAGAAAACTAGGGAAATACGAGGATTAGTTGGGTGGAGAGCGACTGCCCCATCTAAAGGTGGCAGGGCCAGATCTTTATATTTTTCAGGAGAAGCAGGAAATCGAAACTCTTTTACAGCACTTTTGAGTtacaattgacatacaataaattgcacatatttaaagtgtacaatttgatgtttTGACATATGCATACAACTAAGAAACTGTCATCATGATAAAGATAGTGCCCATaccacccccaaaagtttcctcatgttTCTCTTAATCCCTCCCTCCGGTCTTTCCCTGCCCTACCCGCCTCATCCCCAGGCAACCATTTATGTGCTTTGTCACTAAAGATTAGTTTGaattatatataaatggaatcatacagtatgtactctttttttaccTGGCTTCTACCACTCTatctaattattttgagatttatccagaCTGTTGCATACATCacttttttagtgctgaatagtaatccattgtatggatgtaccacagtttgtttagccatctatttgttgatggacatatgAATTGTCTTCTGTTTTTGGCTAACACAAATAAAgccactatgaacatttgtgGACAAGTCtttgtataggtgtatgctttcacttctcttgggaAAACACCTAGCTGTGGAATGCCTCGGTCACAtagtagcttttaaaaaaactaccaaactgtaatccaaagtggttgtaccattctACCTACTCACCAACAGTGAGTGAGAATTCTAGCTGCTCCAGATCCTGGCTAACACTTGATATAGTccgtatttttaatttcagccgTTTTGGTGGAGGTATAAtggtgtctcactgtggttttaattataCTTTGAGCCGCAGATCATGCACAACGGCAAAAGTATTCATGTATTTGTGAGGGGTGGAGAGTAGAGCTTGTTTACAGCTTTACTGacataagttaaaataaaatgaatcactTATAACCTTGCTTTTTGACAGCTATTCTTATAATTTTGAAATAGCAACATGTCTCTAGAAAAAGGAGAAACTTTGTACAGCAGGAAATTAAAGAATAATCAACTTGCTTTATAATCAAGAACACATCCCTCCTCTTCTAAACTGTGGAACGTCTTGTAGACCATTAAATGATACCATGTGTGTCACATCAATTAGACAAATGCTCTACTATACTTACACAGTAGATAGCTCAGTATAACCCCAGGAATGTAACTTCCCAAGATCGTAAAAAAGGTGCATACACTGCAGACCAGgagacaaaactaaaaataatagaaGTAACATGTGACAGTTGTACATAACATCAAGATACTTTAGAGCACAGGATACACACAAAATTATTGATCTACATGCCATCTATCACGTATGGCAAATGTTTTTCAAACAGTGTTCTTTGCACTTAGATCTGACTCATGACTGCTGTGTTCAACCAGCCTTAGCCCACTTTAACATTAAGTGATAATCATTTTGAAGGTTCCAGAAGCTAACCTCTGGCACAGAGAACAACATCTCCCATTAATCATGCCTGCAGCTGTATTACCAGATGCAAGAGACCTGAAGAATAGTATGGACCCAGAAACTTGTTTTACTCAGGGTCCCTCGCTGAAAACAATGCAGCCCAGTAATGAAATCTGTAGGTTCAAACTGTTTCTATAAATCCACAGAAATTCATAAACACAGCAAAACATGTTATAGAAATTAGAggtatttacataaatataacaGTAATTCGCACAGCTGATAAGCAGCCGGGATAAATCGACTGGGCATTACTATCCTCCTTCCTAACCATATCTGTTCCGCGAATGAAACTAAATTCCACCAGTgaaatttgattattttctttctgtcagTTGAAGCCAAAAGAATCTTGGTTGTTTTAAGTAAGTAAAACATCAAGACAGAAAAATTCTCCCATAAAGTCTTCACGTCTTTTTCAcactatattatttaaaataaactatcTTACTTCTTTGCTTTACCTTTAAATTATGGTACTAAATTTCACTGATCAGCCAAGAAAATTCATTAAGGgaatttcaaaaagacacacaagGAAAGGATACATAACTCTGATCAATAACTGATTAAGAGAAACAGCAAGGGGGTCTAAAATTCAGATTAACTTTGATTTTTCATTCTTGGCACAGGGTTAATAAATTCACTagtcaaaaggaaaacaaaattaagagcTGTTTCTCAAACATCAGGGATCCTTGAAGAATATGGAATTCTAATAGCAAGATGGAAGAGGAAAGACCATAAAagttaaaagaacaaataaaagcaTTACTATATCCAGAATTCAGTTTCGCAAAGGGATTTCATATTATCCACGAAATTTGTAGCATCGTTATCTTAGGTTAATTGACTTGGGGTATATTAATGCAACCCAATGCAGAAGTTTAAGTTCAGAATCTTCTAAAAATGTGTTTAATCATCTCAGTAAAATAAGCATCAAAAACACAAGTCACCCCACCCCGCTACCATGTTGATATCTATTCTAAAAATCACCTTCagtgtttaaaataatttatccatATACAACGTTGCAACTTTAGTATGCTCAAAATGTGTCCCAATATAGTTCTGTTAACTCATTGAAGTTAGATTTCCTGTAACACGGTACAAAGAGAGGGATTTTAAATGAAGACATTCCTAGGTTCTTCCTTCCAACTACAGGTGGACATTCGTTTCTATAGCACTGGAAGGGAAGGGGTCTATTGATGGTTCTGTAGCTCACCCGTGCTGTCAAGATACAGTGGAAGCTGTCTCTACACATAAAAACCCTATAGTGGGCATTTCTTGTAACCCCTTTCAAACCACTCAACTCTCTCCTCGTGGGTTTTCATCTTTGTTGGAAAAATactcattccatttatataatcacTGTGGATGTTTCTGccaaagatttttctttcttaagtaaATCATACAAGAATCTCCACTTTTTAGACTGAAAGTGAGACTCAGTTACCTCCCAAAACACCCTCAAAGGACTATGTGTTCCTTTGACTTGAGAACCAGCCTAGATAATATAAACTGAAATTCTTAATAACACGTTTTTATCCTTGGTCTGGCTGAGAGGACAAATCATCATTCATTTTAGTTAATAAGCTACATAAATATGGATAAAATAGAAATCCAATCCAATTTCAAGATATAAGGTTAAGGATTTTCTAGTGCTAACAACACTAACATTTCTGAACCTTGCTAATATCAGTTTTTTGGCACATGTTCCTAGTGTATTATATTCAGAATTGGAGAACCCTTACAAGCTAATAAAAGAGGTTAATTCATTTGTTTCCAagtttatttcacattttaaagcaCACACATCATTCTCCTTTTCTGGAAAACTTGCCTTGCCAGGGCTCTGCTGTTTAAACACAGACATTTCTTGAAGAAATAGGCTGAAATTCATCCATGATTCTGCAAGACAGTGGCTGAGCCTGGGTCTTTCATGTGGTTTGGAATTGATAACTTCCCagctaaagagagaaaaagaaaacaaaaacttttaactGAACTTTGGACGATTCACTCAACATTTATTGCTTTAGCagatattcattgagcacctccTAGTGGCCACACTCTCTGGAAAAGCCATGTGAATTCAGAAATGTACAAGCCAGACACCTGTCTAAGGAAGTTCACAGGCCAAGGCAAGCAATGAGCTCCATGATTGTCTGGTCACAATGAAGGAAAAGTATAGGGTGGAGGCTTTGGGACATCTTCTCTGAAGATGTCACTTTTATGCTATGATCTGGATTTGCACTATTTACCATAAAGGCTTGGAAGGGCTCCGGACAGAACAATGTACAGCATACGCAAGAGGTCCTGTTGTGAGAAGGAGCTAAAGCACCACTGGTCCCAGTATGGCTGCAGTAGAGCGAACCAGAGAATAGCATTGCAGGGAGCTGGGATGGTAGGAAGAAACCTGATCATACAGGGCCTTGTGGGATTGTTAGAAATGTTTTAAACCTTAAAGGTAGTAAAGCCACAGTACCTTTAAAGAAACCTTGGCTTTAATCTTATCATTATCCCCATCATCAACGCGAACAAAGCATTTTCAGTCCACAGTGGATCCTTGTACAATGCTGCAGTTAATCCACGTATGTATAATTTATTGTTGGCCCTTCGTATCTGTGGTtcctctgcatccacagatttAGCCAACGACAGACCCTGCTGCACTGTAgaatttactactgaaaaacatCCACTctaagtggacccacgcagttcaaacccgGGTTGTTCAAGGGCCGACTGTATACTATGTTGGTCAACTCAGTAGAAAACTGTCAAACTCAACAGGATCTCACAACACCCCGTATTTGTCTAGAGTATCTTTTCCCGATCACCATCATAGAATGTGTTGAATGTGGTGTGTGTGCCAGGCACGTGCTGTGGGTCCCCGCCTTCATTTTCCCACAGGAATGGTAGTGAGCTAAAAGCTAGTAACAATCACTCCAGGAAGAAGACATGCAAAGACTGGGCATTTCCTGAAGTTACAATGCCATCAAGTTCAAATCCCACTCTTGCAATCCTAACTCGTCACATAAATATACCAGCTCAAACGAGCTCTATTAAGGGCACCCAAATTCATTTACTACACAGATAATTTTCAACAAGTGTGTCTAGTAGAGGACACCTTGTTAGTGAAGTGTCATCTGAGCTATGCCTGCAAGGGTGTCAGGGTGAGACTGATCTCTGGATTCAACTCCAGTAGCCCTGCGACAAATTAAAACTACTTTGGCCCTTAGATGCTCAACTACCCAGAAATTGTGTACATGtagattctgtttctttttaataaactttcGAATCAACATCAAGGAAATTGTAAATTAAATAGTACAATTTCcctttataatataaattttaagttatatttaaacgagtacaatagcattaaaaaagcaaaaaaaaaaaaaaaaaaaagtagttcttGTCCTTCCTCTTTGTTCTGTCAGCCTCAACCAATGCTCTGCCAGAGAGTCACCAAGCTGCCTGGTGTCCAGGTTGATGCTACTCAACGAGGTAGACATTTGCCAAATGATTTCCCGACGGTTGTAAGCAATGAACTTTTCGGGACGTTTAGCTCTCAGTTTATGCCTTCATTAACTCTTCCCACGCTCGAACCACTGAGCAAGCCTGTTTACACTGGTGACCAAATCTAGCACTACGCATATCCTACGAACGATTCCAGACCTATTAGAAGaaatgctagggcttccctggtggcgcagtgcttaagaatccgcctgccaatgcaggggacaagggttcgagccctggtccgggaagatcccacatgccgcggagcaactaagcccgtgcgccacaactactgagcctgcgctctagagcccgcgagccacaactactgagcccgcgtgccgcaactactcaagcccgcgtgcctagagcccatgctccgcaacaagagaagccaccgcaatgagaagcccgcgcaccgcaacgaagagtggcccccgctcgccgcaactagagaaagcccgcgcccagcaacgaagacccaacacagccaaaaataaataaattaaataaataaattaaaaagaaagaaagaaagaaagaaacactaaGTTTTTATGTCACATATAGTGGCCACTATCTGTAACAAAATCTTGCCAGTATGTCAGCTTAATGGGAAAAGATTTTGTACAGGAGAGTAAAAACTGAAATTGAACTGTGGCTTCCTTTCTAGAACAACATAGGCTTGTTACAAATTGGCAAGGGTAGGCTACTCTACTGCTCAGTGTATGACATAAATACAGATTTTAATTTCTGCTCTCTATGCATACTGAGTAGTATTTAAGGATTTGGTTAACCTGTCTGGCAAATATAATTCTAACAAAAATCAACGAAAAACTTACAATGGaactgtttattattattttaacaattcCAATGGAATGGGTGAACAGTTTGTATTTTGAA includes:
- the RETREG1 gene encoding reticulophagy regulator 1 isoform X2; protein product: MPEGEDFGSGKSWEVINSKPHERPRLSHCLAESWMNFSLFLQEMSVFKQQSPGKFCLLVCSVCTFFTILGSYIPGVILSYLLLLCAFLCPLFKCNDIGQKIYNKIKSFLLKLDFGIREYINQKKRERAEADKEKGHKDDSELDFSALCPKISLTVAAKELSVSDTDVSEVSWTDNGTFNLSEGYTPQTDTSDDLDRPSEEVFSRDLSDFPSLENGTGTNDEDELSLGLPTELKRRKEQLDRGPRPSSERQSVAGLTLPLSGDQTFHLMSNLAGDVITAAVTAAVKDQLAGMQQALSQAAPSAGEDTDAEEGDDFELLDQSELDQIESELGLSHDQEAEAQQKKKSSGFLSNLLGGH
- the RETREG1 gene encoding reticulophagy regulator 1 isoform X1; translated protein: MASPAPPEPAEQGCPAPAAAEQAPPPPPPPPPPPRAPREEQEGGAQEEGAAAGAGRQVEEAAGGVAAAVTWLLGEPVLWLGCRADELLSWKRPLRSLLAFVGANLLFWFLALTPWRVYHLISVMILGRVIMQIIKDMVLSRTRGAQLWRSFSESWEVINSKPHERPRLSHCLAESWMNFSLFLQEMSVFKQQSPGKFCLLVCSVCTFFTILGSYIPGVILSYLLLLCAFLCPLFKCNDIGQKIYNKIKSFLLKLDFGIREYINQKKRERAEADKEKGHKDDSELDFSALCPKISLTVAAKELSVSDTDVSEVSWTDNGTFNLSEGYTPQTDTSDDLDRPSEEVFSRDLSDFPSLENGTGTNDEDELSLGLPTELKRRKEQLDRGPRPSSERQSVAGLTLPLSGDQTFHLMSNLAGDVITAAVTAAVKDQLAGMQQALSQAAPSAGEDTDAEEGDDFELLDQSELDQIESELGLSHDQEAEAQQKKKSSGFLSNLLGGH